In one Novipirellula galeiformis genomic region, the following are encoded:
- a CDS encoding response regulator, translating into MPTILVVDDHDDIRELLRLRLEKRGFTVTCARNGLEAVMAAANAPPSLILMDVNMPELDGLEATMQIHQADEGHRIPVIALTAYAASGDEAGAIAAGCDAFHTKPIDFEKLFVQINQLITTTSAPSS; encoded by the coding sequence ATGCCTACCATTCTCGTTGTCGACGATCACGACGACATCCGCGAACTATTGAGACTGCGATTGGAAAAGCGTGGTTTCACAGTCACCTGCGCTCGCAATGGACTCGAAGCGGTTATGGCTGCGGCCAACGCTCCGCCCTCATTGATTTTGATGGACGTCAACATGCCTGAACTCGATGGCCTCGAGGCGACGATGCAAATCCATCAGGCCGATGAAGGACATCGCATCCCCGTCATCGCGTTGACCGCCTATGCAGCGTCTGGCGACGAAGCGGGAGCGATCGCGGCGGGTTGTGACGCGTTCCATACGAAACCAATCGACTTTGAAAAACTGTTTGTTCAGATCAACCAACTGATCACAACAACATCCGCCCCGTCTTCGTAA